From the genome of Cryptococcus neoformans var. neoformans B-3501A chromosome 1, whole genome shotgun sequence, one region includes:
- a CDS encoding hypothetical protein (HMMPfam hit to PH, PH domain, score: 42.0, E(): 1.6e-09; HMMPfam hit to Sec7, Sec7 domain, score: 86.3, E(): 7.5e-23): MDSNAEAGPSTLRPHRSSPPSTPTPLTPTSVRAKRRSWFGLASPVIPLSKEKAKDKRRGSSNGTEELELGPVSNGRDNETVKGGRREDAHEEELRERTGHEGDDLLTIDGDLEKTVKKKKRKSGGADEPLVLRMEDLGHKTPARTMSEKTLTVNDVMKTPHALTTWTFSRTASDRDPFSTPDLPSNPGPDSSLFNKLEEELLLNPAPRSSSLNSVPSPITSSHRDKTQPPLPVGMDRPLPPLPPPTPDSKGLKEPKAPSEIFITPSSPQEPKTTRRAHEERRSRSISGRPRSHSRGRASSAEPSKPLGLGLPSVISGRSRSVSRSRPSSRSPSVSVQSPSPPPVPLKPQSVSSPFPSRPGTPNHKITFAEPEVTKPQGLQKEDESDKKTRIKRARSLSGLFGKSPPVVLSAKMGDPVQDDDQKNGEEETNGDQGGGGKLGVLEWLGVKKTVRRKASETRLREPASELDDVQNVADLVSEGDQYNGQTDLPPPPTTNAPHGTPKRLNSLFARRSSAKNEEEAEPLSIMVVPRAIHSSECSTRPLTNASQSSLQVPAVDPFSPDGSNTWTSSPGIEIEEMVFSPGSSAHWGPGIRPWMETRQHNVTSRSSLSCALDTPVQKSESSKAPAKAQGGRVRSFSDGPLPQQPPDHSPAPSQPASDSPSPSPSTGLKTPVRPRMDSRTGSSNSAIIGRMKSVFSKSSNRSRSNSLLRQDASDVDEFGGVASQRMRLSASASSMRPYDTAGGHVIMEDSVHLESQQEKNNTVGRVSSSSMTPSLSSNASSTKHSVLGDPLHTHKIASRRSRARASTVSLAPTSYHFAPPSPSTFPISATPPRRQSTIRRLSNGLFGSASSSPQHSALFPLPPRSNGSTSSVATGAQISGQGWEDGSTGVLSPGASPRPSLGSLAVKTNAMKQADVPEGEESPREWLERALSAVGRCEIANVLASSGDALHVEALQMFMSTFNFTHNALDVALRKLLMRISLPKETQQIDRVIEAFAKQYERCEPGLFGEKDNAYVLAFSMMMLHTDAFNKHNKNKMSKADYVRNSRMEGVPSFVLEAFYDNITFTPFVFIEDDSDLKRTSGRTTPLNFGPSTPTFSAFLNGSNPPSKSSNKIDVYDLIVRDMLDQLRVDVEKEIPAENPFSCLGTRPILDFEGLSKAFASAHSLSIPVPQQKTARRNTLVTSGKKQAAKQEKGLDMALRVTKVGLISRKDEAFSETGKKNRKWKSWSVILTQSQLLFFKDPMWALTLLEQARATSENDKDGQLLLPRMASFKPDEVFPVKDCIAVFDKSFTAYPNTFRFVISQHQQYLMQARDELEMNEWITLINYASAFKSAGIKMRRGTMRKDQAVLAGAAAAASHRRDMREDRYDSSDGASTPGRVAVFRGVDQTSQEKTPAHLKGDGVRGVDIDGANDSLQEGEQLEEVFGVVKAELAAGRGGAKTVGTARQPDRSYSHASRLAIIQNHLRILREKVVPIESSIQSSLLLARNVNILTPFQKSTRDRLASTIPSLARRTRTERIFLSKVQFWINVLEYEADRAEREWKEVRHLALQAAARSMREDRVSGVVEDVARDEEGGDRGVPVLSLPNSGDEDVENEATHLSMSPGELPIMFRRPSNGPDNARYPTSRDTSSSRVASLLEERGGDRRQTVSSDYWLSPHETERRSSDVESAHSRTGTPDMGLNGYDGSRRERKDSEAGRSSGRNTPMMFVMESPMEIGYEEINHERFFEYTPVNPQNGKETGKKNESRDSCEEGKKEEAEDWQDTKAAKKVSLVRPGEMSDWESMRKVSPGNKG; this comes from the exons ATGGACAGTAACGCAGAGGCAGGTCCCTCCACACTGCGTCCACATCGATCATCGCCGCCCTCGACACCGACACCTTTAACGCCTACGTCTGTTAGAGCGAAACGACGTTCATGGTTCGGTTTGGCTTCTCCAGTGATCCCACTTTcgaaagaaaaggcaaaagatAAGCGCCGTGGAAGCTCTAACGGCACTGAGGAATTAGAGCTCGGCCCAGTATCGAACGGGCGGGACAATGAGACCGTGAAAGGAGGTAGACGAGAGGATGCGCacgaggaagagctgaGAGAGAGAACAGGGCACGAAGGCGACGATTTGCTAACGATTGATGGGGATCTGGAAAAGACTGttaaaaagaaaaagcgaAAGTCTGGTGGTGCCGACGAGCCCCTGGTActgaggatggaagatttgGGTCATAAAACACCTGCGAGAACGATGTCTGAAAAGACGTTAACGGTAAACGATGTGATGAAAACA CCACATGCGTTAACTACATGGACTTTCTCTCGCACGGCGAGCGACCGCGATCCTTTCAGCACCCCTGATCTACCGTCAAATCCAGGACCCGACAGCTCACTTTTCAACAAACTTGAGGAGGAGCTTCTCCTCAACCCAGCACCAAGATCCTCATCCCTAAATTCGGTACCATCTCCAATTACCTCTTCCCATAGAGATAAAACTCAACCCCCTTTACCTGTCGGCATGGACAGACCGTTGCCGCCGTTGCCGCCCCCAACACCTGATAGTAAGGGATTGAAAGAGCCTAAAGCTCCTTCCGAAATTTTTATCACCCCCAGCAGTCCACAAGAACCCAAGACTACCAGAAGAGCACATGAAGAGCGGCGTAGCAGGTCTATTTCGGGACGGCCCAGAAGCCATTCACGAGGCAGAGCTTCCAGCGCAGAGCCCTCAAAACCTCTTGGTTTGGGATTACCTTCAGTCATCTCGGGAAGATCTCGGTCTGTATCGCGCTCACGGCCATCTTCCAGATCACCTTCTGTATCTGTTCAAAGCCCGTCCCCTCCGCCCGTTCCCTTAAAACCGCAATCAGTATCGTCGCCATTTCCATCTCGTCCGGGGACTCCCAATCATAAAATTACTTTTGCAGAGCCCGAAGTCACAAAACCACAAGGTTtgcaaaaggaagatgaatctgacaaaaagacaagaatCAAAAGAGCGAGAAGTTTATCGGGATTGTTTGGCAAATCACCGCCAGTGGTATTATCCGCCAAAATGGGGGATCCCGTCCAAGATGATGACcagaagaatggagaagaggagacaaACGGTGATCAAGGAGGCGGCGGAAAGCTTGGGGTGCTAGAATGGTTAGGAGTGAAAAAGACTGTGAGGCGAAAAGCTTCAGAGACGAGGCTCAGGGAACCGGCAAGTGAGCTGGATGACGTCCAGAACGTTGCTG ACCTAGTCAGTGAGGGTGATCAGTACAACGGACAAACCGACCTTCCACCCCCTCCTACTACTAACGCACCACATGGTACTCCCAAGAGATTGAATAGCTTATTCGCTCGCCGATCATCTGCGAAaaacgaggaagaagcagagccGCTGTCAATTATGGTTGTTCCTAGGGCTATTCATAGCTCTGAATGTTCGACACGCCCGCTGACGAACGCTTCCCAATCTTCTCTACAAGTTCCTGCCGTCGATCCATTCTCACCTGATGGAAGCAACACATGGACATCCAGTCCAGGCattgagattgaagagatggtCTTCAGCCCTGGTAGTAGTGCTCATTGGGGACCTGGGATACGCCCTTGGATGGAAACAAGGCAACATAACGTCACTTCGAGGTCGTCGTTATCTTGCGCTCTGGATACGCCAGTGCAAAAGTCCGAATCTTCCAAAGCGCCTGCTAAAGCACAGGGAGGGCGAGTCAGGTCATTTTCTGATGGGCCTTTGCCACAACAACCACCCGATCACTCTCCAGCTCCCTCTCAACCTGCCTCAGATagtccttctccctctccctcaacGGGCCTCAAAACACCTGTACGACCCAGAATGGACAGCAGGACAGGCTCCAGCAACTCAGCGATCATAGGGAGAATGAAAAGTGTGTTCTCCAAGTCCTCAAACCGGAGCAGGAGTAACAGTCTTTTACGCCAGGATGCCAGCGATGTTGACGAGTTTGGGGGAGTGGCCAGCCAACGTATGCGACTCTCGGCGTCGGCCTCTTCTATGAGGCCTTATGATACCGCGGGAGGTCACGTCATAATGGAGGACAGCGTCCATCTGGAATCACAGCAGGAAAAAAATAATACAGTTGGAAGAGTGTCAAGTTCGTCAATGacaccttctctttcatccaATGCGTCTTCTACGAAACATTCAGTCCTCGGAGATCCTCTTCATACCCACAAAATAGCATCACGTCGAAGCAGAGCTCGAGCGTCAACTGTATCTCTTGCGCCAACTTCGTACCATTTTGCGCCGCCTTCGCCAAGCACTTTTCCCATCTCTGCAACGCCACCTCGCCGCCAAAGCACAATACGTCGTCTTTCTAATGGACTATTTGGATCAGCATCCTCGTCGCCCCAACATTCTGCTCtatttcctcttccgcctaGATCCAACGGATCTACTTCGTCAGTAGCTACAGGTGCGCAGATATCTGGTCAAGGCTGGGAGGATGGGTCCACTGGAGTGTTAAGTCCCGGTGCTAGCCCAAGGCCCAGCTTAGGTAGTCTAGCCGTTAAGACCAATGCTATGAAACAAGCTGATGTAccggaaggagaagaatcGCCCAGGGAATGGTTGGAGAGGGCTCTCAGTGCTGTTGGGAGGTGCGAAATAGCCAATGTGCTGGCGTCTAG CGGCGATGCTCTTCACGTGGAAGCATTACAGATGTTCATGTCAACGTTCAACTTCACTCATAACGCTCTGGACGTCGCTTTGAGGAAACTGCTTATGCGAATCTCTCTTCCGAAAGAGACACAGCAGATCGATCGTGTAATTGAAGCGTTCGCAAAACAATATGAAAGGTGTGAGCCCGGTCTCTTCGGCGAAAAAG ACAACGCATATGTCCTTGCATtctcgatgatgatgcttCACACCGATGCCTTCAATAAGCATAACAAGAATAAGATGTCCAAGGCAGATTATGTGCGCAATTCACGCATGGAAGGCGTGCCATCTTTCGTGCTAGAAGCTTTCTATGACAATATCACGTTTACTCCGTTTGTCTTCATTGAGGACGACTCTGATCTGAAGCGCACATCTGGTCGTACAACTCCGTTGAATTTTGGGCCGTCTACTCCGACGTTCTCTGCCTTCTTGAACGGCTCTAATCCTCCCAGCAAGTCCTCCAACAAAATTGACGTGTACGATCTTATCGTGCGAGATATGCTTGATCAATTGAGAGTTgatgtggagaaggaaataCCGGCTGAAAATCCATTTTCTTGTCTTGGAACTAGACCAATCCTTGATTTCGAAGGGTTGAGCAAGGCTTTTGCTTCTGCGCATAGCCTTTCAATTCCTGTACCCCAGCAGAAGACAGCAAGGAGGAACACACTCGTAACATCAGGAAAGAAGCAAGCGGCGAAACAAGAGAAGGGGTTGGACATGGCTCTGCGAGTAACAAAAGTCGGGCTAATATCTCGAAAAG ATGAAGCTTTTAGCGAAACGGGCAAGAAAAATCGCAAATGGAAATCTTGGAGCGTTATCCTCACTCAATCACAGCTACTTTTTTTTAAAGACCCTATGTGGGCTTTGACACTGCTTGAGCAAGCTAGGGCGACATCGGAAAATGACAAGGATGGTCAACTGCTCCTCCCACGAATGGCTTCTTTCAAACCAGATGAAGTATTCCCCGTCAAGGACTGCATTGCAGTTTTCGACAAGAGTTTCACTGCT TATCCAAACACCTTTCGTTTCGTTATCTCTCAGCACCAACAATATCTTATGCAAGCTCGGGACGAACTTGAGATGAATGAGTGGATCACCCTCATCAATTACGCCTCAGCTTTTAAAAGTGCCGGTATCAAGATGCGACGTGGAACAATGCGCAAGGACCAAGCGGTATTGGCGggcgctgctgctgctgcgtCTCATAGAAGGGACATGCGTGAGGACCGTTATGATTCTTCGGACGGAGCATCTACCCCAGGACGAGTTGCTGTATTTAGGGGCGTGGACCAAACGAGTCAAGAAAAAACACCGGCCCACCTAAAAGGTGATGGTGTCAGAGGCGTAGATATTGACGGTGCCAACGACAGTTTGCAGGAAGGTGAGCAACTGGAAGAGGTATTCGGCGTCGTCAAAGCGGAGCTGGCGGCTGGTAGAGGAGGCGCAAAGACTGTGGGCACGGCTAGGCAGCCAGATAGGTCTTACAGCCATGCTTCCCGTTTAGCCATTATCCAG AACCATCTTCGAATTCTTCGTGAGAAGGTGGTACCGATTGAATCCTCCATTCAATCCTCTCTCTTGCTTGCTCGCAACGTCAACATCCTAACTCCTTTTCAAAAGTCTACTCGTGACCGTCTTGCTTCCACTATTCCTTCATTGGCTCGGCGCACCAGGACTGAAcgcatcttcctctcaaaGGTGCAATTTTGGATTAATGTCCTCGAGTATGAAGCGGATCGCGCTGAACGAGAGTGGAAAGAAGTGCGACACCTGGCATTACAGGCAGCAGCAAGAAGTATGCGTGAAGATAGAGTTAGTGGTGTTGTTGAGGACGTCGcaagagatgaggagggcggAGATCGCGGCGTACCAGTCCTGTCTCTCCCTAACAgcggggatgaagatgtggaaaaCGAGGCAACGCATTTGAGCATGAGCCCAGGAGAACTGCCAATCATGTTTCGAAGACCAAGCAATGGACCCGATAATGCTAGGTATCCTACTTCTCGTGATACAAGCTCTAGTCGCGTTGCCAGCCTCCTtgaagaaaggggaggGGATAGACGTCAAACTGTTTCATCCGACTACTGGCTCAGTCCACATGAGACTGAACGGCGGTCGAGTGATGTGGAAAGTGCCCATTCAAGAACCGGTACTCCAGACATGGGTCTTAACGGATATGACGGCTCAAGGAGGGAGCGAAAAGATAGCGAAGCAGGGCGATCGAGTGGTCGAAACACGCCAATGATGTTTGTCATGGAAAGCCCGATGGAAATTGGATACGAAGAGATAAACCATGAAAGGTTTTTCGAGTATACACCTGTCAACCCCcagaatggaaaagagactgggaagaagaatgaatcGAGAGACAGttgtgaggaaggaaagaaagaagaggcggaggatTGGCAAGATACGAAAGCTGCGAAAAAAGTGTCGCTAGTGCGGCCAGGCGAGATGAGTGATTGGGAGAGCATGCGCAAAGTCAGCCCTGGAAACAAAGGTTAG
- a CDS encoding hypothetical protein (Match to ESTs gb|CF193449.1|CF193449, gb|CF191872.1|CF191872, gb|CF190126.1|CF190126): MSFRTAARFTARLSVPRTLTRHVARRAASSSAGPKIGSDTPWIIGSAVGFGTLGAFILFPSGRDAAKHVEPHSQEKDEINEHAPKATLGEENLQSSHTIESAVASDDPKDVNPKADKPASEIPSKKLGKGDKASEDQKAEAKSGGANANETAQVQKSADDANKGEEKTEEKKEEGSEQKQQDSEEGTPSAEDIKHSIVQAAKANVPEVAMDSEAKGESPIGKQE, encoded by the exons ATGTCGTTCAGGACTGCTGCTCGCTTCACTGCCCGTCTCTCCGTCCCGCGCACGCTCACCCGCCACGTCGCTCGACGTGCCgcatcatcctctgccgGACCCAAGATTGGCAGCGATACCCCTTGGATCATTGGCTCTGCTGTTGGGTTCGGTACTCTT GGTGctttcattcttttcccaTCTGGAAGAGACGCGGCGAAGCACGTTGAGCCTCATTctcaggagaaggatgagatcAACGAACACGCACCTAAGGCTACCCTCGGTGAAGAAAACCTTCAGTCCAGCCACACCATTGAGAGTGCAGTA GCCTCTGACGACCCCAAGGACGTGAACCCCAAGGCCGATAAGCCTGCCAGTGAAATCCCTTCCAAGAAGTTGGGCAAGGGCGATAAGGCCAGCGAGGATCAGAAGGCTGAGGCCAAGTCTGGCGGTGCGAATGCCAACGAAACCGCCCAGGTGCAGAAATCTGCCGACGATGCCAAcaagggagaggaaaagaccgaagaaaagaaggaagaggggtctgagcagaagcagcagGACTCCGAGGAGGGAACACCTAGTGCTGAGGACATCAAGCATAGCATCGTTCAAGCTGCG AAGGCAAATGTTCCTGAAGTCGCCATGGACTCTGAAGCGAAGGGTGAATCTCCCATTGGAAAGCAGGAATAA
- a CDS encoding hypothetical protein (HMMPfam hit to HMG_box, HMG (high mobility group) box, score: 52.9, E(): 8.6e-13) — protein sequence MIQLQAQEKSISTSPEKTDQILLHNYAETLSAEDAIDPLLKHLTDPFNVEQADSPQSRTQDAVQGSAETANDFSWLPDFTNTASQANTVAAHLWPLNTTLPSLPSTQPPSSEAESPASSFTGGPHAGVEWPNNFDNRNIESIHSTGASDHDGIAGVVGISSTSSESELEAGGGKDDVVPPPPKKKSHARKQPEGHIKRARNAFILFRKHITDSNLIPPSVEVKHQNISVVAAKMWKEAPLEVRQKFQEQARIEKEEHQRKYPGYRYQPVFRRTDIIRRRVRKDPAEDEKVDAVAEALIKGKAGNELGKEIKEQLVTRSEASESDGESSRGSRRRRRETGQLSKGAIRAQRAQARAKQMRQNLLGSNLLSMSLYNAANARLASSAAATAAAENDYRYHSGIDAMGTTVGHGHTHPGMQYALDSYIQLGYGLDNRPVQVAGYSGEMYGAPSTASGHGSDIYRLPPINGMMAVENGYEWHAPSMEYWDQTNVDPEAAQRQAGYSFEGEYYATHYDLEGGVPEQTEYRLSSLMETSHAGNGSLPERAPGDIIAGAYVTHEKQEDKELPSMRQWAGEGQQTPSGHVMFNERLFDGALGSAGLPDKAEGPDALAMFDQAMEQAGEIAPW from the exons ATGATTCAGCTCCAAGCCCAAGAGAAATCTATTTCGACGTCCCCAGAGAAGACTGACCAAATCCTCTTACATAATTACGCGGAGACATTATCGGCTGAAGACGCAATTGACCCCTTACTGAAGCACCTCACTGACCCATTCAACGTCGAACAGGCTGATTCTCCTCAGAGTAGAACTCAAGATGCTGTTCAAGGAAGTGCAGAAACCGCAAATGACTTTTCGTGGCTACCAGACTTCACAAATACTGCCAGCCAAGCCAATACCGTTGCAGCTCACCTCTGGCCTCTAAACACTAcactcccttcccttccttctaCTCAGCCGCCTTCCTCTGAAGCCGAGtccccagcttcttcctttacCGGTGGACCGCATGCGGGAGTTGAATGGCCAAATAATTTCGATAACAGGAACATCGAATCGATACACAGCACTGGCGCTAGCGATCATGATGGCATTGCCGGGGTTGTTGGAATAAGCTCAACAAGTTCAGAGAGTGAACTAgaagctggaggaggaaaagatgacGTGGTGCCGCCTCctccgaagaagaaaagtcaTGCAAGGAAG CAACCGGAAGGTCACATTAAAAGGGCCAGAAACGCCTTCATTTTGTTTAGAAAGCACATCACCGATTCGAACTTGATCCCTCCCAGTGTTGAGGTTAAACACCAAAACATCTCAGTGGTT GCAGCCAAGATGTGGAAGGAGGCGCCTCTGGAAGTGCGTCAAAAGTTCCAGGAACAAGCTCGCATTGAGAAAGAGGAACACCAGCGCAAATATCCTGGGTACCGTTATCAGCCGGTCTTTCGCCGAACAGACATTATCCGTCGTCGAGTGCGCAAAGATCCAGCCGAAGACGAGAAGGTAGATGCCGTGGCGGAAGCTCTTATCAAAGGCAAAGCAGGAAATGAGCTAGGGAAGGAAATTAAAGAGCAGCTGGTTACGCGAAGTGAGGCAAGCGAGAGTGATGGCGAAAGCTCCAGGGGAAGCAGAAG ACGCCGCCGGGAAACAGGACAGCTTTCTAAGGGTGCAATTAGAGCCCAACGGGCCCAAGCTAGAGCCAAACAGATGAGGCAAAATCTACTGGGATCCAATCTCTTGAGCATGTCTCTCTACAATGCTGCCAACGCCCGTCTAGCTTCTTCCGCTGCTGCGACTGCTGCAGCTGAGAATGACTACCGGTATCATTCTGGTATCGATGCCATGGGAACGACGGTTGGGCACGGCCATACTCATCCAGGGATGCAATACGCCTTGGATTCTTACATTCAGCTAGGATATGGTCTCGATAACAGGCCTGTACAAGTTGCAGGGTACTCCGGGGAGATGTATGGGGCCCCTTCTACGGCATCAGGCCACGGAAGTGATATATACCGACTTCCTCCCATTAACGGTATGATGGCTGTCGAAAACGGGTACGAATGGCATGCTCCAAGTATGGAGTATTGGGATCAGACAAACGTAGATCCGGAGGCGGCCCAACGGCAAGCGGGATATTCTTTTGAAGGGGAGTACTACGCCACTCACTATGATTTGGAGGGAGGAGTTCCAGAGCAAACGGAGTATCGCCTTTCCTCTCTTATGGAGACTTCTCACGCAGGTAACGGGTCGCTTCCCGAGCGAGCGCCGGGAGACATTATCGCTGGCGCCTATGTTACTCACGAAAAGCAGGAAGACAAGGAGCTGCCTAGTATGCGACAGTGGGCTGGCGAAGGACAGCAGACTCCTTCTGGACATGTGATGTTCAACGAGAGATTATTTGATGGTGCATTAGGGAGTGCAGGTCTTCCTGACAAGGCTGAAGGACCCGACGCTTTAGCCATGTTCGATCAAGCTATGGAGCAAGCAGGCGAGATTGCACCTTGGTAA